The following are from one region of the Caldalkalibacillus salinus genome:
- a CDS encoding YbbR-like domain-containing protein produces the protein MDKVLRSNVFWLVIAFVLAVMLWMIVNIDQPHVPGQQHNDEISVENVDVEVIYDEERYALTEVEEDVRMILTGRRSVLFANQLRTDPYRVYADLSGLEAGTHDVPLQHEGFPDELQVEFIPSHIRVVLEEKGLESYNVELVLTGETEAGFEVGQPAVTPDEVFAIAPVSVLERISTIRGYLNIDNADERLNDEVELKAYDREGNVLEVELSPETAEVEVPIHSPSTTVPLRLDLVNSLPDGLSFSRIALNRESVEVAAPLDVLNTLSEIPVTVDLSEIDGSTTKDVTLPRERQWIYLRPQEVEVQVEVGPTVSRTFNDVPIQVRGLDEAYEVIFEDDEQVLSELVLSGSQERVNDLQQEQLDVYIDVTDLSQGAHTVDIAVDLPSYIQGTPAEDQVNITIQSQRSMSTTTEANEEEEGE, from the coding sequence ATGGATAAAGTACTTCGTAGTAACGTCTTCTGGCTCGTGATTGCATTTGTACTTGCGGTCATGCTGTGGATGATTGTGAATATTGATCAGCCCCACGTGCCAGGACAACAACACAACGATGAAATCAGCGTAGAAAACGTGGACGTAGAAGTCATTTACGATGAAGAGCGTTACGCCTTAACGGAGGTTGAAGAGGATGTACGCATGATCCTGACGGGTCGCCGCTCTGTACTCTTTGCTAACCAACTTCGTACTGACCCTTATCGTGTGTACGCCGATCTATCTGGACTAGAAGCGGGTACCCATGACGTGCCTTTACAGCACGAAGGGTTCCCTGATGAACTTCAGGTTGAATTCATTCCGAGTCATATCCGTGTGGTATTGGAGGAGAAAGGGTTAGAATCCTATAACGTTGAACTGGTGCTTACCGGCGAGACCGAGGCAGGATTTGAAGTCGGCCAGCCTGCCGTCACACCGGATGAGGTATTCGCGATTGCGCCGGTATCAGTTTTAGAGCGTATTTCAACCATACGAGGGTACCTGAATATAGATAATGCAGATGAACGATTAAACGACGAAGTCGAACTGAAAGCTTATGATCGCGAAGGTAATGTGCTGGAAGTAGAGCTCAGTCCTGAGACAGCAGAAGTGGAAGTGCCTATTCATAGTCCAAGTACCACAGTGCCTTTGCGATTAGATCTTGTTAACTCGTTACCAGATGGTCTGAGCTTCTCTCGTATTGCGCTTAATAGGGAGAGTGTGGAGGTGGCTGCCCCACTCGATGTATTGAACACGTTATCAGAAATTCCGGTGACGGTGGATTTATCCGAAATAGACGGATCCACGACGAAGGATGTGACGCTACCCCGAGAAAGGCAATGGATTTACTTACGTCCCCAAGAAGTAGAAGTCCAGGTCGAGGTGGGGCCAACCGTTAGTCGGACTTTTAACGATGTTCCTATTCAAGTCAGAGGCTTAGATGAAGCATATGAGGTTATCTTTGAAGACGATGAACAGGTACTATCAGAACTTGTCCTATCAGGGAGCCAGGAGCGGGTGAATGACCTGCAACAGGAGCAGTTAGACGTTTATATTGATGTGACAGATTTATCCCAGGGAGCGCACACCGTAGATATTGCAGTGGATCTCCCCTCATATATACAAGGAACCCCAGCAGAGGATCAGGTGAATATAACCATACAATCTCAACGTTCTATGAGTACAACAACTGAAGCGAACGAGGAAGAAGAAGGAGAGTGA
- a CDS encoding VOC family protein has product MIKGLYEAHLPVKDLKNSIIFYENLGLELAWQSETVAFFWIVKGESWLGLWEGEEYKTPYAPSLRHVAFTIDYNDMKNAVEWLRNKGISAVPFGNRTSVEPFVRPYQGNASVYFKDLDGNSLEFMCYIEVPDHLKDINEHRSLQEWEKRLAES; this is encoded by the coding sequence ATGATTAAAGGATTATATGAAGCGCATTTGCCGGTCAAAGATTTGAAAAATTCAATTATATTTTATGAAAACTTGGGATTGGAGCTCGCTTGGCAAAGCGAGACCGTAGCCTTTTTCTGGATTGTTAAGGGGGAAAGCTGGCTGGGATTATGGGAAGGAGAAGAATATAAAACACCGTATGCTCCCTCGCTAAGGCATGTTGCGTTTACTATTGATTACAACGATATGAAAAACGCTGTAGAATGGTTAAGGAATAAAGGGATTTCGGCAGTCCCATTTGGAAATAGAACGTCAGTTGAACCGTTTGTAAGGCCATACCAAGGCAACGCTTCCGTTTATTTTAAAGACTTAGATGGTAATAGCTTAGAGTTTATGTGCTACATAGAGGTGCCAGATCATTTAAAAGATATTAATGAGCACCGCTCCTTACAAGAGTGGGAAAAACGACTAGCTGAAAGTTAG
- a CDS encoding metal-dependent hydrolase — MEYLIHTILHFLVGVSMSYILFNKDVLSKKKRSIMFLFGGAAAVSPDITKFFGDLFGHAIFSVPLFGLLFTVAFRIFIKDFSFVKTFITFSITVLMGHIFIDYIGNGVAFLFPFVKREFDFHIIASVDFVMIITLLISVIIGLFHHKGRVMILTGSILICLYLGLLSTSKVQLEHTLKNKYGAEEVQLLLTYPSHSQWGRWNFQVRTDEVWVNGYSPIHKTDINFESEREVRS, encoded by the coding sequence ATGGAATATCTCATACATACAATACTGCACTTTTTGGTAGGTGTCAGTATGTCCTATATTTTGTTTAACAAGGATGTCTTATCGAAGAAAAAACGAAGCATCATGTTTTTGTTTGGAGGGGCAGCTGCTGTTTCACCAGATATCACAAAGTTTTTTGGCGATTTATTCGGTCACGCCATTTTTTCAGTACCACTGTTTGGCTTACTCTTTACCGTAGCTTTTCGTATCTTTATTAAAGATTTTTCATTTGTGAAGACCTTTATTACTTTTTCAATAACTGTTTTAATGGGTCATATTTTTATAGATTATATTGGAAATGGCGTAGCCTTTCTCTTTCCTTTTGTTAAAAGAGAATTTGATTTTCATATCATCGCCAGTGTGGATTTTGTGATGATCATCACTTTGCTTATCAGCGTTATTATTGGATTGTTTCATCATAAAGGTAGAGTCATGATTCTTACGGGTTCGATCTTGATCTGTTTATATCTTGGACTTCTGTCAACTTCTAAAGTCCAACTTGAACATACATTAAAAAATAAATATGGTGCTGAGGAAGTACAACTGCTACTGACCTATCCAAGTCATAGTCAATGGGGTCGTTGGAATTTCCAAGTAAGGACTGATGAGGTATGGGTAAATGGTTATTCTCCCATTCATAAGACAGACATCAATTTCGAAAGTGAAAGGGAAGTAAGATCTTAA
- a CDS encoding SRPBCC family protein, protein MGSSKPVTITVETTVHAPVEEVWEYWTEPKHITQWCFATDEWHAPKADNDLRVGGKFVTRMEAKDGSFGFDFAGVYDEVRKNECIAFSLEDGRKTTVTFVSLGNQTRVTEAFEAENTNEIEMQKEGWQAILDNFKKYSELNTKTSIAK, encoded by the coding sequence ATGGGATCAAGTAAACCTGTAACGATAACAGTAGAAACGACAGTTCATGCACCTGTCGAGGAAGTCTGGGAGTATTGGACAGAACCAAAGCATATAACACAATGGTGTTTTGCTACTGACGAATGGCATGCACCAAAAGCCGACAATGATTTACGGGTTGGCGGAAAATTTGTTACAAGAATGGAAGCAAAGGATGGCAGTTTTGGATTCGATTTTGCTGGCGTTTATGATGAAGTGAGAAAAAATGAATGTATTGCATTCTCTCTTGAAGATGGACGAAAGACGACTGTTACTTTTGTTAGTCTTGGCAACCAGACTAGAGTAACTGAAGCGTTTGAAGCAGAAAATACCAATGAGATTGAGATGCAAAAAGAAGGCTGGCAAGCGATTTTAGACAATTTTAAAAAGTATAGTGAGCTTAACACTAAAACGTCTATTGCCAAGTAA
- the glmM gene encoding phosphoglucosamine mutase: MGKYFGTDGVRGVANLELTPELAFKIGRCGGHVLTKEAQDPKVLIGRDTRVSGQMLEGALIAGLLSVGIEVMRLGVISTPGVAYLTKALGAHAGVMISASHNPVADNGIKFFGPDGFKLLDEKEEEIEQLLDANEDTLPRPTGEAIGYVSDYFEGGQKYISYLKSTVKNDFEGLHIVLDCAHGAASSLAPQLFGDLGAQITTIGSNPNGFNINEGVGSTHIEALQETVKEKGADLGLAFDGDADRLIAVDEHGEVVDGDQIMYVCALALKEKGNLQQNTVVATVMSNLGFYKALEAKGINVETTKVGDRYVMEKMREEGYTMGGEQSGHIIFLDCNTTGDGMLSALQLVNVVKESGQSLSNLVQDLTIYPQTMVNVRVTDKYRVMENTAVQAQIEKVEKEMDGKGRVLVRASGTEPLVRVMAEAEDAVRLDGWVQSIADVVQQELGLDD, from the coding sequence ATGGGGAAGTATTTTGGAACAGATGGTGTCCGTGGCGTGGCCAATCTTGAGCTAACGCCTGAATTAGCATTTAAAATCGGTCGATGTGGAGGTCATGTACTAACCAAGGAAGCCCAAGACCCTAAAGTGCTCATCGGTCGAGATACGAGAGTGTCTGGACAGATGTTGGAAGGGGCATTAATCGCAGGTCTACTATCAGTAGGCATTGAAGTGATGCGTCTCGGTGTCATTTCTACACCAGGGGTGGCTTACTTAACGAAAGCTTTAGGTGCACATGCTGGCGTCATGATCTCTGCTTCCCATAACCCGGTTGCAGATAATGGTATTAAATTTTTCGGGCCAGACGGATTTAAATTACTCGATGAAAAAGAAGAAGAGATCGAGCAACTTTTAGACGCTAATGAAGATACACTCCCACGCCCAACAGGAGAAGCGATCGGTTATGTGAGCGACTACTTTGAAGGTGGGCAGAAGTACATCTCCTACCTTAAGTCGACCGTAAAAAATGACTTTGAAGGCTTACACATCGTGCTAGATTGTGCGCACGGTGCGGCTTCTTCCTTGGCGCCGCAGTTGTTTGGCGACTTGGGTGCCCAAATCACCACGATCGGTTCCAACCCTAATGGCTTTAACATCAATGAAGGTGTCGGATCCACACACATCGAAGCGCTACAGGAAACGGTCAAGGAAAAAGGGGCCGACCTCGGTCTCGCTTTCGATGGTGATGCAGACCGCCTAATCGCTGTTGATGAACACGGTGAAGTGGTCGACGGGGACCAGATCATGTACGTCTGTGCGCTAGCACTGAAAGAAAAAGGGAACCTGCAACAAAACACCGTTGTGGCCACAGTGATGAGCAACCTCGGCTTTTACAAAGCGCTGGAGGCGAAAGGGATTAACGTCGAGACCACCAAAGTAGGTGACCGCTACGTCATGGAAAAAATGCGTGAAGAAGGCTATACCATGGGTGGCGAACAGTCTGGACATATTATCTTCTTAGACTGCAATACAACCGGTGATGGCATGTTGTCCGCCTTACAGCTCGTTAATGTGGTGAAGGAATCAGGACAGTCACTCTCCAATCTGGTGCAAGATCTCACCATCTATCCGCAAACCATGGTGAATGTCCGAGTGACAGACAAATATCGTGTTATGGAAAATACGGCTGTACAGGCGCAAATTGAAAAAGTGGAAAAAGAAATGGACGGTAAAGGACGCGTGCTCGTCCGTGCGTCAGGTACAGAACCCCTCGTCCGTGTTATGGCTGAAGCAGAAGATGCGGTGCGCCTAGACGGTTGGGTGCAATCTATCGCTGACGTTGTCCAACAAGAGCTTGGCTTAGACGATTAA
- the glmS gene encoding glutamine--fructose-6-phosphate transaminase (isomerizing) produces the protein MCGIVGYMGAKNAKDVVLSGLKRLEYRGYDSAGICVVNDEDVNIYKEKGKIKALESLIGDVEIEGTVGIGHTRWATHGAPTQTNAHPHQSYSGRFTLVHNGIIENYQELKDQYVPKVERLSETDTEIIVHLIDAFSQKGYETEDAFRQVLNLLDGSYAIALIDREDTSKIYAAKNKSPLLAGITENGENMVASDATAMIHVTNEFKELRDLEYVVFDRDTLTIKNYDGEIIDRETYTVDWDISSVETGQYDHFMLKEIDEQPTVMRNIISQYQDEDGQLNIGKELDGLSVPRRVHIVACGTSYHAGLVGKSIIENIARIPTEVHIASEYMYANPIIEDDVLFIFISQSGETADSRGVLNQVKEQGHRTLTITNVQGSTLYREADYKLLTHAGPEIAVASTKAYTAQIAVMALFAIYLEAEQNLENNIDMFHELRTISTAMEQLKDMKDKAKDIVDEYLTGVRSCFFIGRQADYNVVIEGALKLKEISYIQAEGYAGGELKHGTIALIEDGTPVFTVITDPQIAKNTRSNAQEVEARGANTCTIVAKGLDREGDAWVLPDVHPLLTPLVSVIPLQLISYYAALQRGCDVDKPRNLAKSVTVE, from the coding sequence ATGTGTGGTATTGTTGGATATATGGGAGCTAAGAACGCGAAGGACGTCGTATTATCAGGATTGAAACGTTTAGAGTATCGTGGATATGACTCCGCAGGTATCTGTGTCGTGAATGACGAGGACGTTAATATATACAAAGAAAAAGGTAAAATCAAAGCACTAGAAAGCTTAATCGGGGACGTTGAGATCGAAGGGACCGTTGGCATTGGCCACACACGTTGGGCCACGCACGGTGCGCCTACTCAGACGAACGCACACCCGCATCAAAGCTACTCTGGTCGATTTACCCTTGTCCATAACGGGATTATTGAGAACTATCAAGAGCTGAAGGATCAGTACGTGCCGAAGGTTGAACGCTTAAGTGAGACGGACACGGAGATTATTGTTCACCTTATCGATGCCTTCAGTCAAAAAGGGTACGAAACAGAAGACGCGTTCCGTCAGGTACTCAATCTCCTAGACGGTTCATACGCGATTGCCCTCATAGACCGTGAAGACACGTCTAAGATTTATGCGGCGAAGAACAAGAGTCCGCTTTTGGCCGGGATTACCGAGAACGGAGAAAACATGGTCGCCAGTGACGCAACAGCGATGATTCACGTCACAAACGAATTCAAGGAACTTAGAGATCTTGAGTACGTCGTTTTTGATCGTGACACTCTAACGATTAAGAACTATGACGGCGAGATCATCGACCGTGAAACGTACACCGTCGACTGGGATATCAGCTCCGTTGAAACGGGTCAATACGACCACTTCATGCTGAAGGAAATCGATGAACAACCGACCGTGATGCGTAACATCATCAGTCAATACCAAGACGAAGACGGACAGCTCAATATCGGTAAAGAGTTGGATGGACTCAGTGTGCCTCGACGCGTACACATCGTTGCCTGCGGAACCAGTTATCATGCGGGGCTAGTCGGTAAAAGTATTATCGAGAACATCGCCCGTATCCCAACTGAAGTGCATATCGCTTCTGAATATATGTACGCTAACCCGATTATTGAAGACGATGTTCTATTTATCTTCATTAGTCAATCTGGGGAAACGGCAGACTCTCGCGGTGTGCTGAACCAAGTGAAAGAACAAGGCCACCGTACCTTGACGATCACGAACGTGCAAGGCAGTACGCTCTACCGTGAAGCAGACTATAAGCTCCTCACGCACGCAGGACCTGAGATTGCAGTTGCTTCTACCAAAGCGTACACGGCTCAAATTGCTGTTATGGCTCTATTTGCCATCTACCTAGAAGCAGAGCAGAACCTAGAGAACAACATCGACATGTTCCATGAGCTCAGAACGATCTCAACAGCGATGGAACAGCTGAAGGACATGAAAGACAAAGCGAAAGACATTGTCGATGAGTATCTCACAGGTGTACGCAGCTGCTTCTTCATCGGTCGTCAAGCAGACTATAACGTTGTTATCGAGGGTGCATTGAAGCTGAAGGAAATCTCCTATATCCAAGCGGAAGGATACGCAGGAGGAGAGCTGAAGCACGGGACCATTGCCCTTATTGAAGACGGCACCCCAGTCTTCACCGTCATTACCGACCCACAGATCGCTAAGAATACGCGGAGTAATGCACAAGAAGTAGAAGCACGCGGCGCAAACACATGCACCATCGTGGCCAAAGGATTAGATCGTGAAGGAGACGCATGGGTATTACCGGACGTTCATCCGTTACTCACACCACTCGTCTCTGTCATCCCACTACAGCTGATTTCTTACTACGCTGCCCTCCAACGCGGCTGCGACGTCGATAAGCCAAGAAACTTGGCGAAGTCAGTGACAGTGGAGTAA
- a CDS encoding NADP-dependent oxidoreductase, with protein sequence MTKEMKAAVFNQFGDAEVMRLARVTVPKMERDQIRIKVKAAGLQPVDTKIRSGFFKEMTIDSPQLLGNEFAGIVDKVGSDVKAIRQGEEVIGWTMLSAHAEYVVVDPSQVVRKPNKMSWAQAGALSGSGQTALMALEEIGVSRGDTLLIHAAAGGVGTMAVQLAKEIGAEVIGTASEANHDYLRALGATPVTYGEGLVQRVKQLTPQGVDAAIDAAGPEALHASLVLVPSKDRIITTASRHLAKKTGVKVIRGERSQARLNKLTQLVDNGTLRVHVRKTFNLGEAIEAHREVDVGHGYGKVVFVVGD encoded by the coding sequence ATGACTAAAGAAATGAAGGCAGCTGTTTTTAATCAGTTTGGGGATGCTGAGGTCATGCGACTGGCGCGTGTAACCGTGCCGAAAATGGAAAGGGATCAAATTCGTATAAAGGTAAAAGCTGCTGGTTTACAGCCTGTCGATACGAAGATAAGAAGTGGTTTTTTTAAAGAGATGACTATCGATTCTCCACAGCTCCTAGGTAATGAGTTTGCTGGCATTGTCGATAAAGTTGGATCGGATGTGAAGGCAATAAGACAAGGGGAAGAGGTGATCGGTTGGACGATGCTGTCCGCACATGCCGAGTATGTTGTCGTCGATCCGAGCCAAGTCGTCAGAAAACCTAATAAAATGAGCTGGGCTCAAGCAGGGGCCCTATCAGGGTCGGGGCAAACCGCACTAATGGCACTTGAGGAAATCGGTGTCTCGAGAGGAGATACGCTGCTCATTCACGCCGCAGCAGGTGGCGTGGGGACAATGGCCGTACAGCTTGCTAAAGAAATAGGTGCAGAAGTGATAGGGACTGCTAGTGAGGCTAATCATGATTATCTACGTGCATTAGGCGCTACGCCGGTGACGTATGGGGAGGGTTTAGTCCAGAGAGTGAAACAATTAACGCCTCAAGGGGTTGATGCCGCAATTGATGCCGCAGGACCCGAAGCTTTGCATGCCTCACTTGTACTCGTCCCTTCTAAAGACCGGATTATCACAACCGCTTCACGCCACCTCGCTAAAAAAACTGGTGTGAAAGTCATACGTGGTGAACGATCGCAGGCTCGTCTTAATAAACTCACGCAGTTGGTGGATAATGGCACACTCCGTGTCCACGTTCGGAAAACTTTCAACCTCGGTGAAGCGATAGAGGCACATCGTGAAGTAGACGTTGGCCATGGCTATGGAAAAGTCGTTTTTGTTGTGGGGGATTAA
- a CDS encoding flavin-containing monooxygenase, which produces MEVVKIKNLDVIVIGAGQAGLSMSYYLKQENIRHIVVDAHDQVGDSWRKRYDSLVLFTPRSYSSLPQLDLEGNPVEYPSKDDVANYLSIYAEKFDLPIKMNTEVISIKEQSNQKIVITSQATYHAKIVVVATGPFQTPFVPKMAKNLDSNVYQVHSSKYKNPSELNRGTTLIVGAGNSGLQIATEIAKHKKVYVSEGRKRKVLPKKILNKSIFWWFEKLKISDVSNDSKIGQLIRNNDPIIGKEHRKYVKSGQIIQKKRLDKIQGNNVIFENKESLEIDNVIWCTGFCFDYSWINISGVVSNSGQPKHKRGISPVKGLYFLGLSWQHTRGSALLLGVSKDAKYLIDKIKKDLLAVI; this is translated from the coding sequence TTGGAAGTGGTTAAAATTAAAAATCTTGATGTCATCGTTATTGGAGCTGGACAAGCCGGTTTATCTATGAGCTATTATTTGAAACAGGAAAATATTCGCCACATTGTAGTAGATGCACATGATCAAGTAGGGGATTCTTGGAGAAAGAGATACGATTCTTTAGTGTTGTTTACACCTCGTAGTTATAGTTCATTACCTCAACTTGATCTTGAGGGAAACCCAGTTGAATACCCTTCAAAAGACGATGTGGCCAACTACTTATCCATATATGCTGAAAAGTTTGATTTACCTATTAAAATGAATACAGAAGTGATCTCCATAAAAGAACAATCAAACCAAAAGATTGTCATAACCTCACAAGCTACTTACCATGCAAAAATAGTCGTGGTTGCAACTGGTCCTTTTCAGACGCCATTTGTTCCAAAAATGGCTAAGAATTTGGACTCAAACGTTTATCAAGTTCATTCCTCCAAGTATAAGAACCCATCCGAATTAAACCGAGGGACTACCTTAATTGTTGGGGCTGGAAACTCGGGATTACAAATAGCGACGGAGATTGCTAAACACAAGAAAGTTTACGTTTCAGAAGGTCGTAAGCGAAAGGTTTTACCAAAGAAGATACTAAATAAGAGTATTTTTTGGTGGTTTGAAAAACTTAAAATATCCGATGTGTCCAATGATTCAAAAATAGGACAGCTCATTAGAAACAATGACCCAATTATCGGTAAAGAACATAGAAAGTATGTTAAAAGTGGTCAGATAATACAGAAAAAAAGATTAGACAAAATACAAGGAAACAATGTCATTTTTGAAAACAAGGAGTCATTAGAGATCGATAATGTCATTTGGTGTACAGGGTTTTGTTTTGACTATTCCTGGATTAATATTAGCGGAGTTGTAAGTAATTCCGGTCAGCCAAAACATAAACGTGGTATAAGCCCCGTCAAAGGTTTATATTTTCTAGGCTTGTCGTGGCAACATACTAGAGGATCAGCGTTGTTATTAGGGGTTTCAAAGGATGCAAAATATTTAATTGATAAAATTAAAAAAGATCTTCTGGCGGTCATTTGA